One window from the genome of Epinephelus moara isolate mb chromosome 5, YSFRI_EMoa_1.0, whole genome shotgun sequence encodes:
- the rbm20 gene encoding RNA-binding protein 20 isoform X2, which produces MQHTGDRTSSTVSVKRGHTKMLGKGQSGGYPPETTSELLQSVDSSDKKNLQVGGQLPGGVQQQQNQQLLLTPASLQLAQLQAQLTLQRLKLAQGGNTAAAATVLNQVLSNVAMSQPLFNQLRASAVVGNPQGAFPTGVLGFSSSNSPLGALVGGGFTQNPGNVRVNHPGGGGPVGQQGAEYGQKSTYPSDTDRRVQYNLAGGTSAASATAGDGQYTVINTQAKNMNNVGFQRDFFGHDLLGQQAGFTVNEQNMNMYNSKEQWKGPANLSHSGKVDMVSNAANVWTAAGQPIRSRTELYNPEEPTPDPKFNPSGGVSTFASSGTQGFGGYQPLHGSEETLSSGTRTLQPYQVNDYHAVTPTQLPHQCSICDKKVYNLKDWDQHVKGKLHLQNRTLYTNESAAVASAGAVHYTVSRPSDGGLNPGGTNSMVYSAASQDVSSGANPSYLPAAAMKTYPMSDTGFASHQTELKPFPPRKATAGRVVHICNLPEGSCTENDVINLGLPFGKVTNYILMRSTHQAFLEMAYVEAAQAMVQYYQLTPATINNQKLLIRMSKRYKELQLKKPGKDVQSIILDITSQRERDEMQELEHYMPERARSRSPISRSLSPHSHSPSFTSCSSAHSPQGAPCRGPERGSNGMGPRRGSWDWSSHLRRGEDERERDDPWRNGGSADDDRTNGRAAERRKAYQKPLDHISSRSGDERGGGGGGGGGGGGGGGGEGMRGNRDWHPRGSPQGMAFSSYRNMDDDFYMKEQMFKSDKAPRPPYQRHDTKPKRRDGGDYHSRSRHSEFEITEEPLRRTLDDKRQGSPGRGRSRKTSRRHTSAEKHEKENTTENTGRQSKEKSVSPQQSNMPKEATTECSKEGDTVKELESGDNTDEECWYPKNMEELVTVDEVGGEDDSIIEPDLPELDEYISCPKESAEEEAAAEHIPTPTSSLEVQRTSNEKSNQEKSCEDVGDKAEAPVNEKPGDVLTATSPENQTLSPVVPELPVTNLSDFPSEEFKAALEETCSEDKAMKSGPSEEPVENHIHVSEDRKSPEVAQVTETISDGVQHKDAVLKKEIEAPSPPREQDKAVSEHSIPLGVEFIVPRTGFYCKLCGLFYNSEETAKTTHCRSTVHYRNLQKYLSQLAEESLSGVLAEPSAAQ; this is translated from the exons tgTAGACAGCAGCGACAAGAAGAACCTCCAGGTAGGAGGCCAGCTGCCAGGTGgtgtacagcagcagcagaaccagCAACTCCTCCTGACCCCAGCCAGCCTCCAGCTTGCTCAGCTTCAGGCCCAGCTTACCCTCCAACGCCTGAAACTGGCTCAGGGGGGCAATACGGCCGCTGCCGCCACTGTTCTCAATCAGGTTCTTTCCAATGTTGCCATGTCCCAACCCTTGTTCAATCAGCTACGGGCTTCAGCTGTGGTTGGAAACCCTCAGGGTGCCTTCCCCACAGGGGTGCTAGGTTTCTCCTCTTCAAATTCACCCTTGGGGGCCTTGGTTGGTGGGGGATTCACCCAAAACCCTGGGAATGTGAGAGTGAACCATCCTGGTGGAGGAGGCCCAGTGGGCCAACAAGGTGCGGAGTATGGTCAAAAGTCAACCTACCCTTCTGATACTGACAGGCGTGTTCAGTACAACTTAGCTGGGGGGACATCTGCGGCATCAGCCACTGCTGGTGATGGACAGTATACAGTGATTAACACTCAGGCAAAAAACATGAACAATGTTGGTTTTCAGAGAGATTTCTTTGGACATGATTTGCTGGGGCAACAAGCTGGGTTTACTGTCAATGAGCAGAACATGAACATGTATAACTCCAAGGAGCAATGGAAGGGCCCCGCTAACTTGAGTCACAGTGGAAAGGTGGATATGGTGTCTAATGCTGCTAATGTGTGGACAGCAGCTGGGCAGCCAATTCGGTCCAGAACTGAACTCTATAACCCAGAGGAGCCGACTCCTGACCCCAAGTTCAATCCCAGTGGCGGGGTTTCTACTTTTGCTTCAAGTGGCACACAGGGATTTGGGGGCTACCAGCCCCTGCATGGAAGTGAGGAAACCCTTTCTTCAGGTACCAGGACACTTCAGCCTTACCAAGTCAATGATTACCACGCCGTCACACCCACTCAACTGCCACACCAGTGCAGCATCTGTGACAAGAAGGTCTACAACCTCAAG gacTGGGACCAGCACGTGAAGGGAAAACTACACCTGCAGAACCGAACCTTGTACACAAACGAAAG CGCTGCAGTGGCATCAGCTGGGGCTGTTCACTACACTGTCAGTAGGCCTTCTGATGGAGGTCTGAACCCCGGAGGGACTAACTCCATGGTCTACTCTGCTGCAAGTCAAG ATGTATCCTCAGGAGCCAATCCATCATACTTGCCAGCTGCAGCCATGAAGACTTATCCCATGTCAGACACAGGATTTGCCTCACACCAGACAGAGTTAAAG CCATTTCCACCCAGAAAGGCCACAGCAGGGCGAGTCGTTCACATCTGCAACCTCCCTGAAGGCAGCTGCACAGAGAATGATGTCATCAACCTGGGACTACCCTTTGGCAAGGTCACCAACTACATCCTCATGCGCTCTACCCATCAG GCGTTTCTGGAGATGGCGTATGTTGAAGCAGCTCAGGCAATGGTTCAATACTACCAACTTACTCCAGCTACGATTAACAATCAGAAACTTCTCATACGAATGTCGAAGAGATACAAGGAGCTGCAGCTCAAG AAACCAGGTAAAGATGTTCAGTCGATCATCCTGGATATCACCTCTCAGCGGGAGAGGGATGAGATGCAAGAACTTGAACA CTACATGCCAGAGAGAGCACGCTCCCGCAGCCCTATCAGCCGTTCTCTGAGTCCTCATTCCCACAGTCCCAGTTTTACATCATGCAGctctgcccacagcccccaggGGGCACCATGCAGGGGTCCAGAGAGAGGCAGCAATGGCATGGGCCCCCGCCGGGGCTCCTGGGACTGGTCATCACACTTAAGAAGGGGTGAGGACGAAAGGGAGAGGGATGACCCGTGGAGGAATGGGGGCAGCGCGGATGACGATCGGACTAATGGACGGGCAGCCGAGCGTCGGAAGGCTTACCAGAAACCCTTGGATCATATCAGCTCAAGATCTGGAGAtgagcgaggaggaggaggaggaggaggaggtggaggtggtggaggaggaggaggtgaagggatGAGGGGCAACAGAGACTGGCACCCACGAGGCAGCCCTCAAGGCATGGCCTTCAGCTCTTACAGGAACATGGACGATGACTTCTACATGAAGGAGCAAATGTTCAAGTCAGACAAGGCCCCCAGACCTCCATACCAAAGGCATGATACAAAGCCAAAGAGGAGGGATGGCGGCGACTACCACAGTAGATCGAGGCATTCTGAGTTTGAGATAACGGAGGAGCCACTTCGCAGGACACTAGATGAtaagaggcagggttcaccagGCAGGGGCAGGAGCAGAAAGACAAGCAGAAGGCACacctctgcagaaaaacacGAGAAAGAAAATACAACTGAAAATACT ggtCGCCAgtcaaaagaaaaatctgtttcaCCTCAGCAAAGCAACATGCCAAAAGAGGCAACAACTGAATGTAGTAAAGAAGGAGACACT GTGAAGGAGTTGGAAAGTGGAGATAACACTGATGAAGAGTGTTGGTACCCTAAGAACATGGAGGAACTGGTCACTGTAGATGAAGTGGGAGGAGAAGATGATTCCATAATTGAGCCCGACCTTCCTGAGCTGGACGAGTACATATCCTGCCCCAAAGAGTCTGCagaggaagaagcagcagcGGAGCATATACCAACACCTACCTCCTCCTTGGAGGTGCAGCGGACGTCCAACGAGAAGTCTAACCAGGAAAAGTCCTGTGAGGATGTGGGAGACAAGGCAGAAGCACCTGTAAATGAGAAACCAGGGGATGTTTTAACTGCAACCAGTCCTGAAAACCAGACACTCAGTCCAGTGGTGCCTGAGCTGCCAGTCACTAACCTCAGTGACTTCCCCAGTGAGGAGTTCAAGGCTGCACTGGAGGAGACGTGTTCAGAGGATAAAGCAATGAAAAGTGGGCCATCAGAGGAGCCAGTGGAGAATCACATTCATGTATCAGAGGACAGGAAAAGCCCGGAAGTAGCACAGGTCACGGAAACAATCAGTGATGGGGTTCAACACAAGGATGCCGTTCTTAAAAAag AGATTGAGGCCCCATCACCACCTCGAGAGCAAGACAAAGCTGTCAGTGAACACAGCATCCCTTTGG GAGTGGAGTTTATTGTGCCGAGGACCGGCTTCTACTGTAAACTCTGCGGACTGTTCTATAACAGCGAGGAGACGGCGAAGACCACTCACTGTCGCAGCACCGTACACTACAGGAACCTACAG AAATACCTGTCGCAGCTGGCAGAGGAGAGCCTGTCGGGCGTACTTGCTGAACCTTCAGCTGCACAGTGA
- the rbm20 gene encoding RNA-binding protein 20 isoform X3 — translation MPQESVDSSDKKNLQVGGQLPGGVQQQQNQQLLLTPASLQLAQLQAQLTLQRLKLAQGGNTAAAATVLNQVLSNVAMSQPLFNQLRASAVVGNPQGAFPTGVLGFSSSNSPLGALVGGGFTQNPGNVRVNHPGGGGPVGQQGAEYGQKSTYPSDTDRRVQYNLAGGTSAASATAGDGQYTVINTQAKNMNNVGFQRDFFGHDLLGQQAGFTVNEQNMNMYNSKEQWKGPANLSHSGKVDMVSNAANVWTAAGQPIRSRTELYNPEEPTPDPKFNPSGGVSTFASSGTQGFGGYQPLHGSEETLSSGTRTLQPYQVNDYHAVTPTQLPHQCSICDKKVYNLKDWDQHVKGKLHLQNRTLYTNESAAVASAGAVHYTVSRPSDGGLNPGGTNSMVYSAASQDVSSGANPSYLPAAAMKTYPMSDTGFASHQTELKPFPPRKATAGRVVHICNLPEGSCTENDVINLGLPFGKVTNYILMRSTHQAFLEMAYVEAAQAMVQYYQLTPATINNQKLLIRMSKRYKELQLKKPGKDVQSIILDITSQRERDEMQELEHFRGFLHVIHPSSPPSYMPERARSRSPISRSLSPHSHSPSFTSCSSAHSPQGAPCRGPERGSNGMGPRRGSWDWSSHLRRGEDERERDDPWRNGGSADDDRTNGRAAERRKAYQKPLDHISSRSGDERGGGGGGGGGGGGGGGGEGMRGNRDWHPRGSPQGMAFSSYRNMDDDFYMKEQMFKSDKAPRPPYQRHDTKPKRRDGGDYHSRSRHSEFEITEEPLRRTLDDKRQGSPGRGRSRKTSRRHTSAEKHEKENTTENTGRQSKEKSVSPQQSNMPKEATTECSKEGDTVKELESGDNTDEECWYPKNMEELVTVDEVGGEDDSIIEPDLPELDEYISCPKESAEEEAAAEHIPTPTSSLEVQRTSNEKSNQEKSCEDVGDKAEAPVNEKPGDVLTATSPENQTLSPVVPELPVTNLSDFPSEEFKAALEETCSEDKAMKSGPSEEPVENHIHVSEDRKSPEVAQVTETISDGVQHKDAVLKKEIEAPSPPREQDKAVSEHSIPLGVEFIVPRTGFYCKLCGLFYNSEETAKTTHCRSTVHYRNLQKYLSQLAEESLSGVLAEPSAAQ, via the exons tgTAGACAGCAGCGACAAGAAGAACCTCCAGGTAGGAGGCCAGCTGCCAGGTGgtgtacagcagcagcagaaccagCAACTCCTCCTGACCCCAGCCAGCCTCCAGCTTGCTCAGCTTCAGGCCCAGCTTACCCTCCAACGCCTGAAACTGGCTCAGGGGGGCAATACGGCCGCTGCCGCCACTGTTCTCAATCAGGTTCTTTCCAATGTTGCCATGTCCCAACCCTTGTTCAATCAGCTACGGGCTTCAGCTGTGGTTGGAAACCCTCAGGGTGCCTTCCCCACAGGGGTGCTAGGTTTCTCCTCTTCAAATTCACCCTTGGGGGCCTTGGTTGGTGGGGGATTCACCCAAAACCCTGGGAATGTGAGAGTGAACCATCCTGGTGGAGGAGGCCCAGTGGGCCAACAAGGTGCGGAGTATGGTCAAAAGTCAACCTACCCTTCTGATACTGACAGGCGTGTTCAGTACAACTTAGCTGGGGGGACATCTGCGGCATCAGCCACTGCTGGTGATGGACAGTATACAGTGATTAACACTCAGGCAAAAAACATGAACAATGTTGGTTTTCAGAGAGATTTCTTTGGACATGATTTGCTGGGGCAACAAGCTGGGTTTACTGTCAATGAGCAGAACATGAACATGTATAACTCCAAGGAGCAATGGAAGGGCCCCGCTAACTTGAGTCACAGTGGAAAGGTGGATATGGTGTCTAATGCTGCTAATGTGTGGACAGCAGCTGGGCAGCCAATTCGGTCCAGAACTGAACTCTATAACCCAGAGGAGCCGACTCCTGACCCCAAGTTCAATCCCAGTGGCGGGGTTTCTACTTTTGCTTCAAGTGGCACACAGGGATTTGGGGGCTACCAGCCCCTGCATGGAAGTGAGGAAACCCTTTCTTCAGGTACCAGGACACTTCAGCCTTACCAAGTCAATGATTACCACGCCGTCACACCCACTCAACTGCCACACCAGTGCAGCATCTGTGACAAGAAGGTCTACAACCTCAAG gacTGGGACCAGCACGTGAAGGGAAAACTACACCTGCAGAACCGAACCTTGTACACAAACGAAAG CGCTGCAGTGGCATCAGCTGGGGCTGTTCACTACACTGTCAGTAGGCCTTCTGATGGAGGTCTGAACCCCGGAGGGACTAACTCCATGGTCTACTCTGCTGCAAGTCAAG ATGTATCCTCAGGAGCCAATCCATCATACTTGCCAGCTGCAGCCATGAAGACTTATCCCATGTCAGACACAGGATTTGCCTCACACCAGACAGAGTTAAAG CCATTTCCACCCAGAAAGGCCACAGCAGGGCGAGTCGTTCACATCTGCAACCTCCCTGAAGGCAGCTGCACAGAGAATGATGTCATCAACCTGGGACTACCCTTTGGCAAGGTCACCAACTACATCCTCATGCGCTCTACCCATCAG GCGTTTCTGGAGATGGCGTATGTTGAAGCAGCTCAGGCAATGGTTCAATACTACCAACTTACTCCAGCTACGATTAACAATCAGAAACTTCTCATACGAATGTCGAAGAGATACAAGGAGCTGCAGCTCAAG AAACCAGGTAAAGATGTTCAGTCGATCATCCTGGATATCACCTCTCAGCGGGAGAGGGATGAGATGCAAGAACTTGAACA CTTTAGAGGATTTCTCCATGTGATCCACCCCTCGTCTCCCCCCAGCTACATGCCAGAGAGAGCACGCTCCCGCAGCCCTATCAGCCGTTCTCTGAGTCCTCATTCCCACAGTCCCAGTTTTACATCATGCAGctctgcccacagcccccaggGGGCACCATGCAGGGGTCCAGAGAGAGGCAGCAATGGCATGGGCCCCCGCCGGGGCTCCTGGGACTGGTCATCACACTTAAGAAGGGGTGAGGACGAAAGGGAGAGGGATGACCCGTGGAGGAATGGGGGCAGCGCGGATGACGATCGGACTAATGGACGGGCAGCCGAGCGTCGGAAGGCTTACCAGAAACCCTTGGATCATATCAGCTCAAGATCTGGAGAtgagcgaggaggaggaggaggaggaggaggtggaggtggtggaggaggaggaggtgaagggatGAGGGGCAACAGAGACTGGCACCCACGAGGCAGCCCTCAAGGCATGGCCTTCAGCTCTTACAGGAACATGGACGATGACTTCTACATGAAGGAGCAAATGTTCAAGTCAGACAAGGCCCCCAGACCTCCATACCAAAGGCATGATACAAAGCCAAAGAGGAGGGATGGCGGCGACTACCACAGTAGATCGAGGCATTCTGAGTTTGAGATAACGGAGGAGCCACTTCGCAGGACACTAGATGAtaagaggcagggttcaccagGCAGGGGCAGGAGCAGAAAGACAAGCAGAAGGCACacctctgcagaaaaacacGAGAAAGAAAATACAACTGAAAATACT ggtCGCCAgtcaaaagaaaaatctgtttcaCCTCAGCAAAGCAACATGCCAAAAGAGGCAACAACTGAATGTAGTAAAGAAGGAGACACT GTGAAGGAGTTGGAAAGTGGAGATAACACTGATGAAGAGTGTTGGTACCCTAAGAACATGGAGGAACTGGTCACTGTAGATGAAGTGGGAGGAGAAGATGATTCCATAATTGAGCCCGACCTTCCTGAGCTGGACGAGTACATATCCTGCCCCAAAGAGTCTGCagaggaagaagcagcagcGGAGCATATACCAACACCTACCTCCTCCTTGGAGGTGCAGCGGACGTCCAACGAGAAGTCTAACCAGGAAAAGTCCTGTGAGGATGTGGGAGACAAGGCAGAAGCACCTGTAAATGAGAAACCAGGGGATGTTTTAACTGCAACCAGTCCTGAAAACCAGACACTCAGTCCAGTGGTGCCTGAGCTGCCAGTCACTAACCTCAGTGACTTCCCCAGTGAGGAGTTCAAGGCTGCACTGGAGGAGACGTGTTCAGAGGATAAAGCAATGAAAAGTGGGCCATCAGAGGAGCCAGTGGAGAATCACATTCATGTATCAGAGGACAGGAAAAGCCCGGAAGTAGCACAGGTCACGGAAACAATCAGTGATGGGGTTCAACACAAGGATGCCGTTCTTAAAAAag AGATTGAGGCCCCATCACCACCTCGAGAGCAAGACAAAGCTGTCAGTGAACACAGCATCCCTTTGG GAGTGGAGTTTATTGTGCCGAGGACCGGCTTCTACTGTAAACTCTGCGGACTGTTCTATAACAGCGAGGAGACGGCGAAGACCACTCACTGTCGCAGCACCGTACACTACAGGAACCTACAG AAATACCTGTCGCAGCTGGCAGAGGAGAGCCTGTCGGGCGTACTTGCTGAACCTTCAGCTGCACAGTGA
- the rbm20 gene encoding RNA-binding protein 20 isoform X1: MQHTGDRTSSTVSVKRGHTKMLGKGQSGGYPPETTSELLQSVDSSDKKNLQVGGQLPGGVQQQQNQQLLLTPASLQLAQLQAQLTLQRLKLAQGGNTAAAATVLNQVLSNVAMSQPLFNQLRASAVVGNPQGAFPTGVLGFSSSNSPLGALVGGGFTQNPGNVRVNHPGGGGPVGQQGAEYGQKSTYPSDTDRRVQYNLAGGTSAASATAGDGQYTVINTQAKNMNNVGFQRDFFGHDLLGQQAGFTVNEQNMNMYNSKEQWKGPANLSHSGKVDMVSNAANVWTAAGQPIRSRTELYNPEEPTPDPKFNPSGGVSTFASSGTQGFGGYQPLHGSEETLSSGTRTLQPYQVNDYHAVTPTQLPHQCSICDKKVYNLKDWDQHVKGKLHLQNRTLYTNESAAVASAGAVHYTVSRPSDGGLNPGGTNSMVYSAASQDVSSGANPSYLPAAAMKTYPMSDTGFASHQTELKPFPPRKATAGRVVHICNLPEGSCTENDVINLGLPFGKVTNYILMRSTHQAFLEMAYVEAAQAMVQYYQLTPATINNQKLLIRMSKRYKELQLKKPGKDVQSIILDITSQRERDEMQELEHFRGFLHVIHPSSPPSYMPERARSRSPISRSLSPHSHSPSFTSCSSAHSPQGAPCRGPERGSNGMGPRRGSWDWSSHLRRGEDERERDDPWRNGGSADDDRTNGRAAERRKAYQKPLDHISSRSGDERGGGGGGGGGGGGGGGGEGMRGNRDWHPRGSPQGMAFSSYRNMDDDFYMKEQMFKSDKAPRPPYQRHDTKPKRRDGGDYHSRSRHSEFEITEEPLRRTLDDKRQGSPGRGRSRKTSRRHTSAEKHEKENTTENTGRQSKEKSVSPQQSNMPKEATTECSKEGDTVKELESGDNTDEECWYPKNMEELVTVDEVGGEDDSIIEPDLPELDEYISCPKESAEEEAAAEHIPTPTSSLEVQRTSNEKSNQEKSCEDVGDKAEAPVNEKPGDVLTATSPENQTLSPVVPELPVTNLSDFPSEEFKAALEETCSEDKAMKSGPSEEPVENHIHVSEDRKSPEVAQVTETISDGVQHKDAVLKKEIEAPSPPREQDKAVSEHSIPLGVEFIVPRTGFYCKLCGLFYNSEETAKTTHCRSTVHYRNLQKYLSQLAEESLSGVLAEPSAAQ, encoded by the exons tgTAGACAGCAGCGACAAGAAGAACCTCCAGGTAGGAGGCCAGCTGCCAGGTGgtgtacagcagcagcagaaccagCAACTCCTCCTGACCCCAGCCAGCCTCCAGCTTGCTCAGCTTCAGGCCCAGCTTACCCTCCAACGCCTGAAACTGGCTCAGGGGGGCAATACGGCCGCTGCCGCCACTGTTCTCAATCAGGTTCTTTCCAATGTTGCCATGTCCCAACCCTTGTTCAATCAGCTACGGGCTTCAGCTGTGGTTGGAAACCCTCAGGGTGCCTTCCCCACAGGGGTGCTAGGTTTCTCCTCTTCAAATTCACCCTTGGGGGCCTTGGTTGGTGGGGGATTCACCCAAAACCCTGGGAATGTGAGAGTGAACCATCCTGGTGGAGGAGGCCCAGTGGGCCAACAAGGTGCGGAGTATGGTCAAAAGTCAACCTACCCTTCTGATACTGACAGGCGTGTTCAGTACAACTTAGCTGGGGGGACATCTGCGGCATCAGCCACTGCTGGTGATGGACAGTATACAGTGATTAACACTCAGGCAAAAAACATGAACAATGTTGGTTTTCAGAGAGATTTCTTTGGACATGATTTGCTGGGGCAACAAGCTGGGTTTACTGTCAATGAGCAGAACATGAACATGTATAACTCCAAGGAGCAATGGAAGGGCCCCGCTAACTTGAGTCACAGTGGAAAGGTGGATATGGTGTCTAATGCTGCTAATGTGTGGACAGCAGCTGGGCAGCCAATTCGGTCCAGAACTGAACTCTATAACCCAGAGGAGCCGACTCCTGACCCCAAGTTCAATCCCAGTGGCGGGGTTTCTACTTTTGCTTCAAGTGGCACACAGGGATTTGGGGGCTACCAGCCCCTGCATGGAAGTGAGGAAACCCTTTCTTCAGGTACCAGGACACTTCAGCCTTACCAAGTCAATGATTACCACGCCGTCACACCCACTCAACTGCCACACCAGTGCAGCATCTGTGACAAGAAGGTCTACAACCTCAAG gacTGGGACCAGCACGTGAAGGGAAAACTACACCTGCAGAACCGAACCTTGTACACAAACGAAAG CGCTGCAGTGGCATCAGCTGGGGCTGTTCACTACACTGTCAGTAGGCCTTCTGATGGAGGTCTGAACCCCGGAGGGACTAACTCCATGGTCTACTCTGCTGCAAGTCAAG ATGTATCCTCAGGAGCCAATCCATCATACTTGCCAGCTGCAGCCATGAAGACTTATCCCATGTCAGACACAGGATTTGCCTCACACCAGACAGAGTTAAAG CCATTTCCACCCAGAAAGGCCACAGCAGGGCGAGTCGTTCACATCTGCAACCTCCCTGAAGGCAGCTGCACAGAGAATGATGTCATCAACCTGGGACTACCCTTTGGCAAGGTCACCAACTACATCCTCATGCGCTCTACCCATCAG GCGTTTCTGGAGATGGCGTATGTTGAAGCAGCTCAGGCAATGGTTCAATACTACCAACTTACTCCAGCTACGATTAACAATCAGAAACTTCTCATACGAATGTCGAAGAGATACAAGGAGCTGCAGCTCAAG AAACCAGGTAAAGATGTTCAGTCGATCATCCTGGATATCACCTCTCAGCGGGAGAGGGATGAGATGCAAGAACTTGAACA CTTTAGAGGATTTCTCCATGTGATCCACCCCTCGTCTCCCCCCAGCTACATGCCAGAGAGAGCACGCTCCCGCAGCCCTATCAGCCGTTCTCTGAGTCCTCATTCCCACAGTCCCAGTTTTACATCATGCAGctctgcccacagcccccaggGGGCACCATGCAGGGGTCCAGAGAGAGGCAGCAATGGCATGGGCCCCCGCCGGGGCTCCTGGGACTGGTCATCACACTTAAGAAGGGGTGAGGACGAAAGGGAGAGGGATGACCCGTGGAGGAATGGGGGCAGCGCGGATGACGATCGGACTAATGGACGGGCAGCCGAGCGTCGGAAGGCTTACCAGAAACCCTTGGATCATATCAGCTCAAGATCTGGAGAtgagcgaggaggaggaggaggaggaggaggtggaggtggtggaggaggaggaggtgaagggatGAGGGGCAACAGAGACTGGCACCCACGAGGCAGCCCTCAAGGCATGGCCTTCAGCTCTTACAGGAACATGGACGATGACTTCTACATGAAGGAGCAAATGTTCAAGTCAGACAAGGCCCCCAGACCTCCATACCAAAGGCATGATACAAAGCCAAAGAGGAGGGATGGCGGCGACTACCACAGTAGATCGAGGCATTCTGAGTTTGAGATAACGGAGGAGCCACTTCGCAGGACACTAGATGAtaagaggcagggttcaccagGCAGGGGCAGGAGCAGAAAGACAAGCAGAAGGCACacctctgcagaaaaacacGAGAAAGAAAATACAACTGAAAATACT ggtCGCCAgtcaaaagaaaaatctgtttcaCCTCAGCAAAGCAACATGCCAAAAGAGGCAACAACTGAATGTAGTAAAGAAGGAGACACT GTGAAGGAGTTGGAAAGTGGAGATAACACTGATGAAGAGTGTTGGTACCCTAAGAACATGGAGGAACTGGTCACTGTAGATGAAGTGGGAGGAGAAGATGATTCCATAATTGAGCCCGACCTTCCTGAGCTGGACGAGTACATATCCTGCCCCAAAGAGTCTGCagaggaagaagcagcagcGGAGCATATACCAACACCTACCTCCTCCTTGGAGGTGCAGCGGACGTCCAACGAGAAGTCTAACCAGGAAAAGTCCTGTGAGGATGTGGGAGACAAGGCAGAAGCACCTGTAAATGAGAAACCAGGGGATGTTTTAACTGCAACCAGTCCTGAAAACCAGACACTCAGTCCAGTGGTGCCTGAGCTGCCAGTCACTAACCTCAGTGACTTCCCCAGTGAGGAGTTCAAGGCTGCACTGGAGGAGACGTGTTCAGAGGATAAAGCAATGAAAAGTGGGCCATCAGAGGAGCCAGTGGAGAATCACATTCATGTATCAGAGGACAGGAAAAGCCCGGAAGTAGCACAGGTCACGGAAACAATCAGTGATGGGGTTCAACACAAGGATGCCGTTCTTAAAAAag AGATTGAGGCCCCATCACCACCTCGAGAGCAAGACAAAGCTGTCAGTGAACACAGCATCCCTTTGG GAGTGGAGTTTATTGTGCCGAGGACCGGCTTCTACTGTAAACTCTGCGGACTGTTCTATAACAGCGAGGAGACGGCGAAGACCACTCACTGTCGCAGCACCGTACACTACAGGAACCTACAG AAATACCTGTCGCAGCTGGCAGAGGAGAGCCTGTCGGGCGTACTTGCTGAACCTTCAGCTGCACAGTGA